Proteins found in one Venturia canescens isolate UGA chromosome 8, ASM1945775v1, whole genome shotgun sequence genomic segment:
- the SH3PX1 gene encoding sorting nexin lst-4, with translation MEGQQVRALYEFSGEPGTAELSIVAGEILTVTRDNVGDGWCEGYNQSNKAGLFPAAYVQIVEPTTPVPGAAVSLTTSQQSSGDYWDDDWDDDSEVGQTQAYVPSNHHQPQQTSLQSNHPGAEYNDTISVQGIHSVIPDRNIPNVPKKNTKFSTLIKSSEDSFLLGTKVIPVPENEKVFIEEEDGRCAWVPTGESYKCIITSPKKESKLKGLKSFIVYQLTPTFNNIQVSRRYKHFDWLHERLEEKFCFLTIPPLPDKQISGRYEEQFIEHRRTQLQEFVDYVCRHPVLSRSRVWEHFITCTDEKRWKAGKRQAEKDELLGVNYFNAVQCPDAPLDGIKIEIQIDAFARFITGLDPVVKNFMALAMDQGKKHQVLYKREFQKIGQSFTSLGNALEVDDAGRGRLTQALKVTGEAYNDIGKLYEEQPKYDWEPLGDKFHIYRGVISSFPDVISIHKSAVQKRKDCERLVSEHKMEPQQLRELSHRTDVIARALLAEENHFQKEREIHINQAMKNHLTEQIAFYQKIVARLQEALSAYED, from the exons ATATAATCAATCTAACAAGGCTGGATTATTTCCAGCAGCTTACGTGCAAATCGTTGAACCTACTACTCCAGTTCCTG GAGCAGCTGTAAGTTTGACCACATCCCAGCAAAGTTCTGGAGATTATTGGGATGATGATTGGGATGACGATTCTGAGGTTGGACAAACACAGGCCTATGTCCCAAGTAATCACCACCAACCGCAACAAACTTCACTGCAATCTAACCATCCTGGAGCAGAGTACAATGATACAATATCTGTACAGGGTATTCACTCGGTCATACCGGATAGAAATATCCCCAATGTACCAAAGAAAAACACCAAGTTTTCCACACTGATTAAATCGAGCGAGGATAGTTTTCTGTTGGGTACCAAAGTCATTCCGGTAcctgagaatgaaaaagtcTTCATCGAAGAAGAGGATGGTCGATGCGCGTGGGTCCCAACGGGGGAATCTTACAAGTGCATTATTACATCTCCAAAGAAAGAATCCAAGCTCAAGGGACTCAAAAGTTTTATCGTTTATCAACTTACTCCAACG TTCAACAATATACAAGTTTCCCGACGATACAAGCATTTCGATTGGTTGCACGAGAGACTGGAGgaaaagttttgttttttgacaATACCTCCGCTTCCGGACAAGCAGATATCGGGAAGATACGAGGAACAATTTATAGAGCATCGGAGAACTCAGTTGCAGGAATTTGTTGATTACGTGTGTCGACATCCAGTTTTATCGAGAAGTCGAGTGTGGGAACATTTCATAACGTGCACCGATGAGAAGCGATGGAAAGCCGGTAAACGTCAAGCCGAGAAGGATGAATTGTTAGGTGTTAATTATTTCAATGCGGTGCAGTGCCCCGACGCGCCATTGGACGGGATCAAAATTGAGATACAAATTGACGCGTTTGCCCGTTTCATAACGGGTCTCGATCCAGTGGTCAAGAATTTTATGGCTTTGGCAATGGATCAAGGCAAGAAACATCAAGTACTGTACAAAAGAGAGTTTCAGAAGATCGGTCAGTCCTTCACGTCGTTGGGAAACGCTCTGGAGGTAGATGATGCTGGTCGAGGTAGATTGACCCAAGCTCTCAAAGTTACTGGAGAGGCTTACAACGATATAGGCAAATTGTATGAAGAACAGCCCAAATACGATTGGGAACCACTTGGGGACAAATTCCACATTTATCGTGGTGTCATCAGTAGTTTCCCTGACGTCATCAGTATACACAAG AGTGCGGTGCAAAAACGAAAAGATTGCGAACGTCTAGTCAGCGAGCATAAAATGGAGCCTCAACAGTTACGAGAATTATCACACCGAACAGATGTAATAGCGCGCGCTCTTCTTGCTGAGGAGAATCACTTTCAAAAGGAACGTGAGATACACATCAATCAGGCAATGAAGAATCATCTGACTGAGCAAATTGCCTTTTATCAAAAGATCGTTGCAAGATTACAGGAAGCGTTGAGCGCCTATGAGGATTAG